The Gemmatimonas phototrophica region AATCCGACCGGCCGGCTGGCGTGGCGTACGATCTGGCATCCCAGGCCGAATACGTGGAACGCGCCCTGACGGCGCTCCGGCTGGGGGCGGTTTCGGTGGTGGGGCAGGACGTCGGGGCGTTGGTCGGGGTTATTCTGGCGGCCCGTCATCCCGGGCGCGTGCAGCGACTGGCCCTGTTGGAAGCGCCGCTCCCGGACGACCTTCCCGGACCAGCGATCCGCTCGCTGCAGCGCCTGTCGGCGCTGTCGGCGCTGAGCGCCAACTCCCTGTTCGGGGCGCGGCCGTTGCTAGAGCCGCTGCTCTCGGACGCCGTGCACGATCCGGCGCAGATGCCGGAACGTCTGGTGATGCGGTACATGGCCCCCTGGGTGGGGACCAACGGGGCAGCCGAGCTATTGCAGCTGGCGAGCGCCATCTCGTTGTCAGATAACGATTTGAACGAGAGCCCCCTGGCTGGCGCCGAATTGTTTGCCGGCCAGACCCTGCTTTGGTACGGGGCCGGCGCAACGCTGTCGGGGAAGGACGCCGCGCCCGCCCGTGTCGCTGCCTGGCGGGCCCTGCTGCCGGCCGCCACCCTGCGCCCTCTGGTGACCGCCCGGGCCCCAGGCGCACTGGTGCCGGAGGATGACCCGGCCGCCTTACGTGCAGCGCTTCTGGCGTTTCTTGCGTAATTCCAGAGGCGGCGGCAGTCGCCGGTGAGCTGTCAACCCCCTCAGGCCCTAGGAAGGGGGTGCCTCATCTGTTAACTTTCCCATGCTGCACCGGAGTCGCCGGTCAGCTTGTTCGACGCACTACCCAGAGGAAATGGCTAAGCCCAAGCTTCGTCCGCGTCGTGATTCCATGGCGCCTTCTCCCTATCAGGAGGCCCGTGACGAGATGTTCCAGCAGATCATGCAGTGCGGTGTAATCGGGTGTCATCCCGAAGACCAGAAGGAGTGGTTCGACGCCACGATGGTCTACATTCAGGATCGTTATCCTGAGCTCAAAGCTCCGGAAGTTACGGAACTGCGTACGCTCGGCGAGCGCTTTGCGCAGCCGACCAAGAAGCAGGAAACCGCGAACATCTGAACGCTGCGGTAATAGAACAGACGCCATCGCAGGCGCCCCCAAAAGGGGCGTTTGCTTTTTCCCTCATGAGATCTGCGATCTGTGATCTGTGATCTCCGATCTGCGATGCAGAGCGTGAGAGTGTTGCGAGTGGAGACAATGCGATGGATATCGAATATGAGAGTGTTCAGACAACGACGACGATGCGAGGCCCGAGCACTTCGTCCGCGCGCAGGTGCCCCACACGGGCACCGCTGGGTAGGGGCGGGGCCCCGCAGTTACCCCGGACGCCGCTGGAACAGCGGTCGTCCCCGCCGTAACGCCGCAGTTACCCACGCTCGTGGAGGGCACATCCGCACGGAGGCAACCACTCGCACTTCTCATTGTCGTGGTCATCTCGCCGCTCACATTCGATATCCATCACATTGTCTCCACTCGCAACACTCTCACCTCCAGATCTCACCTCGGCAATCGCGCATCTCGCCTCTCAGTTCCGTACGCGTTCGCGCCAGAGCATGAGGGTGTAGTCTACGGTCGCCGCCACGCCCACGAGGAAGACGAACCACACCAGCGCGTCGGTGGCGGACGGCGCCAGCAGCACGACGAGGAACGTGATCAGCTGCAGCACCGTCACCGCTTTGCCGAGCAACCGTGCCTTGAACGTGATGGGACGAAGCCAGCTCACGTTACGGGCCACGAACCAGCCAATGATGGACATCACATCGCGAAACATGAGCGCGATGGCCTGCCATACACCCAATTGCCCGCCAGCCACATAGCCGACAACCACGCACAGGGCAAAGAATCGGTCGGCCACCGGATCCACCAACGCCCCAATGCGTGATTGTGCGTGCGTGCGCCGCGCAATCCATCCGTCGAGGAAATCGGTGAGGGAGGCGACGGCAATGAGGGCCAGCCGCATGGGGACCGCGTCGAGGACCAGAAAGCCAAAGCCCAGTGCCACACGAGATGTGGACACCAGATTGGGGACCGTGACGATTCGCGTGGCATCGGTAGCGCGCGGCATGACGGTAAGCTACCCGTTTGTGGCCCCGGGGTGCCAGCGATCCGTCGCGGCCATTATCGTCACTGAAGAATGCTGCACGACGCCCTGAGAGATCCGTTGCCGCTGGTGGTGGTGGGCATTGCTGCGGCCGTGCTCGCCTGGGACGTCGCGTTGGCCGGGTGGATTGCCGCGCGCCGCGAGGCCCCGCGTGCGTTCACGCAGCTCGCGGCCTTCTGCGGACTCCTGGTCGTGCCGTCGCTGGTGGTTGGCATTGCCTCGGCCACCGAGGCTGGCGCCCGCACCATTTCGGGGATCACCTGGATCATCCCGGTGGTGGCCATCGCCATGGCGCTGCAGGTCCTGTACGCGCTGCTTGCGCGCCTCGTGTCGGTACTTGTTGGCATCCCCATCCTGCTGTACGATCTGGTGCTCGTGGCCATCGCCGTTGGCGATTATCTCGTGGCACAAACCGGATCGGCGCCGCTGGCGCTGCAATCGGTGCTGTCGGCACGTGATGTGATTGTCGGTATCACGGTCGGGCGCGCTGCGCTGGTGTCGCCGTTGACCGCGCTCGTTCCCATGATTGCGCCGGCCTATCCGGCACGGTGGCGGCTCTCCGGTGCCGTGCGCGCGGTTTTGGTACTGGCCGCCACGGCACTGACGACACTGTTGGTGATAGAATGGCCGCGAGGAGTGGCGGCCGTGCGTAGCTATCAAGTCGCCGCCGGCGAGCCCATGCAGGCGCGCCCACGTGGCGATTTCGTGATTGGGGTGCGGCTGTATCCGGTGCTGGACGGTGCGCCGCCGGCGCGAGCCGTGAAGGCCGACGCCCCGCTGATCACGGCGTTCGCTCCCGACGTGGTGCTTATCCTGCTGGATACCGAAGGCACGCGAGGCGCGGCTCTCGATTCGCTGGCGCGGGTGCTGGAGCCACTCCGCGCCGACAGCGTACGCATTGCCGTGGGACTGCGAGTGGAAGGCCGTCCCTCCTCATTCGACGATACCGACCGGCTGGCGGCCATTGAGCGCGTCCTCACGCGGGTAAAGCCCGACGTATTCTTTCCGGCGCTCGCCGATCCGTTGCCCCGCTGGTTTGCCGCCACGCCCCCGACCGTGGCGTGGTGGCGCGACATGATGGCGCGCGCCGCCCGCGAAGTGGAGCGGGTCCGCCCACGGACACGGCTCGGTTGGAGTGCGTCTCGCCTCGACGTGATCGACAGCGCCGTGTATGCATGGGCCGCGCAGCCCGACGCACCAGTGGAGATCATTGGCGCCGCGATCTATCCCAGCTTCAGCGGACTCCCGGCGGTGAACGCACGCCTGCGCGCGCTGGAACGATGGCATGCCCAGAGCCAGCAGCGCGGGGGCGGGACTCAACCCCACTGGCTGGTGAACGTGGGCGGGCTTCCGCATGCCCACGGCGATGCGGCACAAACCGCTGCCATTCGACGCGCGCTCGCCTGGGGCTCTCGTCGTCCGTGGATTGGCGCGGCCATCATTGGCGAACCGGCAGACTACGACGGTTGGCTGGGGTTACGTGCCGCCAACGGCCGGCCGCGCGCCGCAATCGGTGCCATTGGCCTTGCGGCCCGTGAACTGCGCGAAGTGCGCGCCGGACGCTAAATCAGCGTCCCGCGCACCACACCTTCCACGACCCGCGCCGGATCGAAGTACTGCTGCGCCAGGCGCTGCACGTCGTCGGCGGTCACGCGACGCAGGTGGTCCGTGACGTCGTGTCGCTCATGCAGCCCCTCGCCGAAGAGCCACGCATCAACCATCTCCGACATCACCGTACCACCGGACTGTTGTGCAATGGCGTGCGCCCCAATGAGGTAGCGGGTGGCGCGCTCGAGTTCTTCCGCGGTGGGCGGGGCCTCGCGGAACCGCGCGAACTCCAACAACAGGCCCTCGCGCGCTTCCTCTTCCCGATCGGGGCCGGTGGCGATGTACGCGCCGAAGGCACCGCCCGCAATGCGCTCCAGCGGGAATGCCTGCACGGTGTACGCCAGTGACTGCTTGTCCCGTAACTGTTCGAAGAAGCGTCCACCCAACCCGCTGGCAATCGCCGACAGCACCCGCGCGGCGAAGCGCGCCGGTTCGGTGCGCGACGGCCCCGGGAAGAGCATGGCAATGGCCGTCTGCTGCTTGGCACGGGACTCAATCGTGCGATGCGATTCGGCGGGCCAGGCATGCGACGGTAGCGCGCTTTGCTCGCGATGGACCAACGTGCCCAGGTGCCGCTGCATGAGCTGCGCCACGTCGTCCGGTGTCACATCCCCCACAACCGCAATGACGGACGCGCCGCGCATGATCTGCTGCGCGTGGAACGCCCGCACCTGATCCGCCGTCAGCGCCGCAAGCGACGCCTCACTCCCCAACACCGAACGGGCATACGGATGCGCACCGTAGGCGCCAATCGTGGCCAGACGCAGCGGCCAGCGGTACATGTCATCACGCACCCGGGTGACTTCGGTGAGCGCCAGCGCCCGCTCTGTTTCAATCGCTTCGTCCGCGAAGATGGGACGCTGGATGACATCCCCCAGCAATTCCGTCGCCGCCGACAAGTGACGCACTGGCACCGACATGCTCCAACCGATGTTTTCCAATCCGGCGCTCACGCCGATACTGCTTCCCAGTTCCTCGGCCGCTTCGGCCACCTGCGCACCCGTCCGGGTGCGGGTGCCCTTGAGCGAACTCTGCATGGCGATGCGGGCCAGCCCCTCGTGGGCCACATCATTGAGCACGGCACCGCCACGCTGAAACACGCCAAGATTCACCAAGGGGGCCCCCGGACGTGGCAACACCAGCACGGGAACACCCTGGGTGGTGCGATACACCTGCACCTCGTCGTGCTGTTCGGCCGCGAGATGCACATGGATTGCAGGGGCCGCAATGGCCACGTGCGCGACCGGGGGCGTGGCCATGGACGACGGCGGCATCACGGCACTGCCAAGACCGGCCTCCGCCTCCAGCAGTGCGCGTAGGGCGTCATCCGACTCCACCACCGGCGATGCGCCATCCGGCCGGTAGGAGACCATCGTTACCTGTGCCGGATCGAGATGGCGCTGCATCGCTCCCTGCACGGCGTCGGCATCAAGTGTGAGCAGCGCATCGTAGTAACGCGACGCCGCCTCCAGGCCGCCTTCGGCTTCCCACCCGGCGAGATATTGCGCCTGCCCATCCATGCTCTCCAACCGCCGCAACCAGCGCGCCTCGAGAATTCGCTGGGCACGCATGATTTCGCCGTGTCGGAATCCGTCGCTGCGCGCGGCCTGCACTTCGCGCCACATGGCGCGCATGGCGTCTCGGGCGGTGGCCGCCGCACCCTCAGTATGCGCCACGAAAACACCCACGTCGCCGGAGGTGTAGTTCCACGCCGTGACACCGCTGGCCAGCTGCTCTTCGCGCACCGCGCGGTACAACCGCGACGCCCGCCCCGTGCCCAGCGCAATGCCGGCGAGATCGAGCGCTGGGGTGTCGGCATGTCCAAGGGCCGGCACGCGCCAGCCGAACGCGACGTGCTGTTGCGCAATGTCTCCGCTCCATTCCTTGCGACGGAGCCCCGGGAGCTGCACCTCCTGCGGCCCGCGATCACGCGCGGGCGCGCCGGCATCGAGCGTGGCATAGCGGGCGTACACCTCGGTGCGGACCTGCTCGAGCTCCACATCGCCCACAATGCACAGCACCGTGTTGTCGGGGCGATACCAGCGCCGATAGAAGCCCACCAGCTGTTCGCGCGACAGCCCCCGCAGCCCCACTTCCTCACCAATACGCCAGCGGCGAATGCGATGATGATCGTGCAGCACGGCGTACAGCGACTCGATGGCCACCGCGTACGACGTATCGCGCTTGCGCTTGGCTTCCTGAATGATCACTTCCAATTCACGCGCCAACTCTTCCCCATCAATCACACTGCGCGCATAGGCATCGAACTGGATCTCCAACCCGGCCACAAATCCCGACGACGGCAGCACCGTGTAATAGCTGGTGTGATCGTAAATCGTGTGGGCGTTGAGATAGCCACCATTCGCCTTCGTTTCCCGCGCGATCTGCCCAACCCCACGGGTGGGCGTGCCCTTGAAGAACATGTGCTCGAGCACGTGGGCGATCCCCACCACATCATCCGTCTCGTCGAAGTAGCCGGCCTTGACGTACGTGACGATGGACACGACCGGTGCCGACGGATCGCGCCGCACCAGCAGCGTCAGTCCGTTCGGGAGCACTTCGCGGTGGGTGTCGTGGTGCAGAGCGAGTGCGTCGCTGGGACGCAGCAGCGTGTGGGTCATGGGGGGGGAACAGGCGGGTACCCGGGCGGCGCCATTGGCGCGCCGGGTGGAAGCATGGGGGGATTGCACTGTTGCCAGTCGCCCGGGCCGGCCCGCTCCAACCAGCGACGCGCTTCGTCTACGCGTTGCAGGCGAACGAGCGCGCAGCCGAGAAAGCCTTGCGCGGTGCGATCGGCGGGATCGAGTTGAATGGCGCGCACGTAGAAGCGCCGTGCGATTTCGGGCTGCCCGTCGGCCAGCATGAGCGACGCCAGCTCGCGCGCCGCAATGCTGCTTTGCGGCGCCAGTCGCACAGCGTTGGTGAGAAAACGCCGGGCCCGCGCGAGGTCCCCTTCTTCGCGGGCAATGCGTCCGAGGTACACCAAGGGCCTGGCATCACCGGGGTCAGATTGTGCCGCTTGGACAAAGGCCGCCCGCGCCACCTCACGGGCCCCTCGCTGATACGCGGCCACGCCGTCATTGAGGGCGCGCTCGGCGCGTCCTCTTACGTACCACCACACCCCCCCAGCGACACAAACGGCCACCAGGAGCAACGCCCCCAATCCCAGGTAGAGGCGACGGCGATGCGACGAGGTAGCGGGTGGATCCACATCCATGTGGGCCGGGGCGGCATCGGGAGCAGGCGGCGGGCTGTAGCTCCTTGGCGTCGGGGAAGCGGAGGCCGCCGGAGGGGCGTACTGCGGCGCCGCCGGGGGCGCATAGTCGGGGGCCGCGGGTGGCGCATACGGCGAGGCCGCTGGCGGGGCGAACGACGGCGGCGGCGCGCTGGGGACCGCATGATCGAGGGCCATCCAGGCTTCGCGAACGATGAGCCGTTCGGCTTCGGTGGTTGCGGCCCCCGACGACCGATCCGACCAATCGCTCAGCGCCACCAGCGCGTGGGCATCCGACAAGGTGATGAGCCCCAAACGTCGGACTTCGCTGACCAGCGCCTGACCGGTCAGCTCCGGCCGCCCGAGCACCATCTGCAACAGCTCCTGGGCCGAGCGCCACAGCGCTGGCGCCGTGGCCACTTCGGGGGTGGCGAAGACGACTCGCGCCGCGTCAAGCGCGGCGCGAGGATTCGCAGGGGGGAGGCTCACCGCACAATGCGCAGCATACCAGCATCCGCCCCACCGCGCAGAAACGCTTCGGGGGCGTGCGAGGCCACGCGCAGTCCGGTCGCGCCATAGAATCGGCGCGCCTCCATGGCCATGTATTCGTCGAGGGGGCGACCGGCATCGCGCGCATCGCGCAGCGCCTGCACGATCTCTTCCCAGCTGCCTTCAAACGAGCTGCCATCGCGCATGATGACGCGATGCACGCCGTTGTCGGCCATCAGTACGTCGGTGGACGTGCTCTCGTGCTCGCCCTGCTCACCGGCCTGCTGCTGACCGACGAGGCCGGTCAGCAGCGAGCCGAGTGCTTCGAGCTGGTTCTGGGACTGCTGCTCTTCCGACTGCTCCTCTTCCATGGCGGCCTGCTCCACTTCGGCGAGCAGCTCATCGATGGCATCGGGCTCACCGGCAAGCTCCGTCAGGCGCGCTTCCCACGGCTTCAGTTCCCCGTCGTCGTCGCTGAGCTTGTACACCGACTTCTTGAGCTCAATGAGACGCCAGATACCAAGCTCATCCCAATGATCGTCCGGGGTGGTCTTTTCAAACTCAACCAGCGCACCGTCCATATCGCCGGCGTCGTAGAGCAGATTGGCGAGGTACACCCGCCCTTCGGCGAACTGTTCGTCGAGCACGAGGGCCCGACGCAACGCCACCATGGCCTCCACATCGTTGCCAAGGCGGTGCTGCGCATAGCCAATGCAGGCCACGGCTTCGGCAGAATCCTCGGCGTGCTGCACGGCCCGCTCGAAGAACGGGAGCGACTGCTCCACGTACCCCTCGCGGAAGAGGGCCCGACCGATTTGGAGCATGAGGTCTACGTCGTCTTCGTAGCCCAGTTCGATGGTCCGTTCGAACGAGCGCAGGCCAGCGTCCGTCTGCCCGAACTTGAGAAGCACCTCACCAAAGCCGGCGAGGGCATCTTCGTGTTCAGGATCGAGCGTCAGTGCTTCTTCGAAGTTGCGCCGGGCCCACGCGAATTCTTCGCGGGCCAGGCGCGCATACCCGGTGCCGACATGCAGTTCGACGGCCGACGGATACAGCGCGAGTCCTTCACGCAGCAACTGGAGCGCGTCATCGTACTTCCCCTCGTTGTAGAGGGAATGCGCGCGCTCGTCATATTCCTCGGAACTCAGGAACGGGTTGGACATTGCGAGACAGGCCTCCGGATCGAGCGGGTTACCGGATAGTACCGTATTCGACGGCTTTCGTTCAACACCTGGGCGCTACCTGCGGGACGCGGCGGCGAGGCCGGCAAAGGTGGACGCGGGTCACGACTGCAACGCCACGGCAATCTGTCCGGCCAGCCGAGCGTTGTTTTCGAGCAACGCCAGATTGGCCTGGACGGACCGGCCATTGGTACGCTGTTGAATATCGGCAAGGAGAAAGGGGGTGACCGCAGCCCCGCGAATACCGGCGTCGGCGGCGGCCCGCAACGCAGCAACGGTGGCGGCCTCCACGAGCTCCACGGGCACCGCATGCTCAGCCGGCGGGGGGTGCACCACCAGCATGGCGCTGGTGCGCCCCAAAGCCCGGTGGGCACGCCAGGCGCGGGCGATTGCCTCCGGCGAATCCAGGCGCGCCGTGAGGCGCAGTCCCGTTGTCACGGAAAAGAAACCGGGCAGCTCGCTGGTGCCATATCCCACCACCGGTACGCCCAACGTTTCGAGGCGCTCCAAGGTGGCCGGGAGATCCAGAATGGACTTGGCGCCGGCACAGGTCACGATGACCGGCGTACGGGCCAGTTCGACCAGATCCGCCGATTCGTCAAAGGGGGCATCCCGGTGCACCCCGCCGATACCACCGGTGGCAAACACCTCAAGGCCACCCAAGGTGCACATGGCCAAGGTGGCGGCCACCGTGGTGGCCCCGTCGGCCTGATCGGCGACGGCAATACCCAGATCACGGGCCGACACTTTGCGCACCCCCTCGCGAGCGAGGAAGCGCTCGAGATCGTCCGGTTCCAGACCGAACGACGGGACGCCGCGCACCACGGCGGTCACGACCGGCGTCGCGCCAGCGGCGGCGACGGCGTCCATCATGCGGGTCGCCGCCTCGCGGTTGAATGGCGGCAGCAGCCCCTGCGCCAGCACGGAGCTTTCAAGGGCGACCATGGCACCACCGCGCTCGCGCGCGGCGTGAACGGCTGCGGTACTACAGGGGTGCGGCAGAGTGGCACTCACACTGGCCATAGTACAGCGCGGTGCACAGGGAGGCAACAGCATGGCCTCACACGTGCACCGCGGTCACTGCAAACCAGCGCCGGAATCAGACGGCGTCGTCGAACGCGTCGGCCTTGCGGTTCTCAACGAGTTCCCATTCGCTCGACGTGGGATCGTTCACGGCCAGCAGTTTGATGGTCTCGCCGGAATAGGCGTCAAACTCCTTGCCTTCGTTCTGGTAGACCTTGATCTGATGACCGCTCTCGAACTTGAGCACGATCAGCGGATGGGTGGAATTGGTGTACTGCTTGCGCAGCTTCTTCGGAGGCTGGAGGCTCATCGTCTTCGGGGGGCAAGGGGACCGGCGAAGGAACACTCCAAGTTGGTGCAAAGTGCTCCGGGACGCCAGACGGAGTTCCTGTTTATCGCATCATGGCACAGGTTATGCCATCATCGGGTATGTTCAGTTGTCCCCTTACTGGAGAACACGATGGCTTTTTCTGTTCGCACGCTCCTGCTGCCTGCCGTTCTGCTGGTCCTTCCGACCGTAGCCTCAGCCCAGGCGCCTCTCGTCACGGATCAGACGCCTTCCAGCGCGGTCGCTCAGGCACCAGCGATTGTCACGGGCGCCACGCCCCTCACCACCGCCGCCACGGCACCGGTGGCCGGTCAGCTGGCAGAAGCGCAACCCGTCGCGCTCAAGGCCCGCACCGCGCCGGCGCCGGCTCCCAAGGCCCCGCGGGGGGACACGTCCAACAATCGGGCGCTTATGATTGTTGGCGGGGTGGGTCTGGTGATAGGCGCGGTAATCGGTGGCGACGCAGGCACCCTTGTCATGCTTGGCTCGGCTGGCGTGGGTCTGCTCGGCCTGTACCGCTTTCTGCAGTGATCACGGCCGCCCCGATTCGGGGCGGCGCGGCACCATTCGCACCGGCGATTGCCTTCAGGCGATCGCCGGTTTTGCGTCCACCGGGTGATGGTGTGCTTTGGGGCGCCGGGGATCCCGCGCTTCCAGCCACGCATAGAGGACCGGCAATACGAACAGCGTGAGCACCGTGCTGGTAACCAGCCCGCCAATCACCACACTGGCCAGCGGCCGCTGCACTTCGCTCCCGGGGCTCGTACTGAGAGCCATGGGGACAAACCCCAGACTGGCGACCAATGCCGTCATGAGCACCGGCCGCAGCCGGTCGGCCGCTCCCCGTATTACCCGTCCGGCCACCGTCTCATCTTCCGGATCGTCGCTCAGGCGCATGTGGTTGAGATGTTCCACCATGACCACACCATTGAGCACGGCAATGCCGAACAGCGCAATGAACCCGATGCTTGCCGAGAGACTGAGGTTGAGGCCACGTAGCCAGAGGGCGGCAATGCCACCCACCAGGGCAAACGGCACATTGGAAAGCACCAGCACCGCCTGCGACACTGA contains the following coding sequences:
- a CDS encoding alpha/beta fold hydrolase, translated to MYTEHLRIPVGAGALHVERLGRAGPAVVLLHGFGTCSFLWRSVAPALASAGCTVVMVDLLGFGESDRPAGVAYDLASQAEYVERALTALRLGAVSVVGQDVGALVGVILAARHPGRVQRLALLEAPLPDDLPGPAIRSLQRLSALSALSANSLFGARPLLEPLLSDAVHDPAQMPERLVMRYMAPWVGTNGAAELLQLASAISLSDNDLNESPLAGAELFAGQTLLWYGAGATLSGKDAAPARVAAWRALLPAATLRPLVTARAPGALVPEDDPAALRAALLAFLA
- a CDS encoding CDP-alcohol phosphatidyltransferase family protein, producing MPRATDATRIVTVPNLVSTSRVALGFGFLVLDAVPMRLALIAVASLTDFLDGWIARRTHAQSRIGALVDPVADRFFALCVVVGYVAGGQLGVWQAIALMFRDVMSIIGWFVARNVSWLRPITFKARLLGKAVTVLQLITFLVVLLAPSATDALVWFVFLVGVAATVDYTLMLWRERVRN
- a CDS encoding M16 family metallopeptidase, giving the protein MTHTLLRPSDALALHHDTHREVLPNGLTLLVRRDPSAPVVSIVTYVKAGYFDETDDVVGIAHVLEHMFFKGTPTRGVGQIARETKANGGYLNAHTIYDHTSYYTVLPSSGFVAGLEIQFDAYARSVIDGEELARELEVIIQEAKRKRDTSYAVAIESLYAVLHDHHRIRRWRIGEEVGLRGLSREQLVGFYRRWYRPDNTVLCIVGDVELEQVRTEVYARYATLDAGAPARDRGPQEVQLPGLRRKEWSGDIAQQHVAFGWRVPALGHADTPALDLAGIALGTGRASRLYRAVREEQLASGVTAWNYTSGDVGVFVAHTEGAAATARDAMRAMWREVQAARSDGFRHGEIMRAQRILEARWLRRLESMDGQAQYLAGWEAEGGLEAASRYYDALLTLDADAVQGAMQRHLDPAQVTMVSYRPDGASPVVESDDALRALLEAEAGLGSAVMPPSSMATPPVAHVAIAAPAIHVHLAAEQHDEVQVYRTTQGVPVLVLPRPGAPLVNLGVFQRGGAVLNDVAHEGLARIAMQSSLKGTRTRTGAQVAEAAEELGSSIGVSAGLENIGWSMSVPVRHLSAATELLGDVIQRPIFADEAIETERALALTEVTRVRDDMYRWPLRLATIGAYGAHPYARSVLGSEASLAALTADQVRAFHAQQIMRGASVIAVVGDVTPDDVAQLMQRHLGTLVHREQSALPSHAWPAESHRTIESRAKQQTAIAMLFPGPSRTEPARFAARVLSAIASGLGGRFFEQLRDKQSLAYTVQAFPLERIAGGAFGAYIATGPDREEEAREGLLLEFARFREAPPTAEELERATRYLIGAHAIAQQSGGTVMSEMVDAWLFGEGLHERHDVTDHLRRVTADDVQRLAQQYFDPARVVEGVVRGTLI
- a CDS encoding tetratricopeptide repeat protein; translation: MSLPPANPRAALDAARVVFATPEVATAPALWRSAQELLQMVLGRPELTGQALVSEVRRLGLITLSDAHALVALSDWSDRSSGAATTEAERLIVREAWMALDHAVPSAPPPSFAPPAASPYAPPAAPDYAPPAAPQYAPPAASASPTPRSYSPPPAPDAAPAHMDVDPPATSSHRRRLYLGLGALLLVAVCVAGGVWWYVRGRAERALNDGVAAYQRGAREVARAAFVQAAQSDPGDARPLVYLGRIAREEGDLARARRFLTNAVRLAPQSSIAARELASLMLADGQPEIARRFYVRAIQLDPADRTAQGFLGCALVRLQRVDEARRWLERAGPGDWQQCNPPMLPPGAPMAPPGYPPVPPP
- a CDS encoding tetratricopeptide repeat protein gives rise to the protein MSNPFLSSEEYDERAHSLYNEGKYDDALQLLREGLALYPSAVELHVGTGYARLAREEFAWARRNFEEALTLDPEHEDALAGFGEVLLKFGQTDAGLRSFERTIELGYEDDVDLMLQIGRALFREGYVEQSLPFFERAVQHAEDSAEAVACIGYAQHRLGNDVEAMVALRRALVLDEQFAEGRVYLANLLYDAGDMDGALVEFEKTTPDDHWDELGIWRLIELKKSVYKLSDDDGELKPWEARLTELAGEPDAIDELLAEVEQAAMEEEQSEEQQSQNQLEALGSLLTGLVGQQQAGEQGEHESTSTDVLMADNGVHRVIMRDGSSFEGSWEEIVQALRDARDAGRPLDEYMAMEARRFYGATGLRVASHAPEAFLRGGADAGMLRIVR
- a CDS encoding pseudouridine-5'-phosphate glycosidase produces the protein MSATLPHPCSTAAVHAARERGGAMVALESSVLAQGLLPPFNREAATRMMDAVAAAGATPVVTAVVRGVPSFGLEPDDLERFLAREGVRKVSARDLGIAVADQADGATTVAATLAMCTLGGLEVFATGGIGGVHRDAPFDESADLVELARTPVIVTCAGAKSILDLPATLERLETLGVPVVGYGTSELPGFFSVTTGLRLTARLDSPEAIARAWRAHRALGRTSAMLVVHPPPAEHAVPVELVEAATVAALRAAADAGIRGAAVTPFLLADIQQRTNGRSVQANLALLENNARLAGQIAVALQS